A region of Carassius auratus strain Wakin chromosome 23, ASM336829v1, whole genome shotgun sequence DNA encodes the following proteins:
- the gltpd2a gene encoding ceramide-1-phosphate transfer protein, whose protein sequence is MPSRPRQCVLSALLLSLLLFLSSLWLPQGSIQSCDQSWGPCLNVYSPTRQVAPAAVPVELGGNDIIGECTGQQFQVSRLLLHLNSALGPASDVLLDPYLLCWEELIKFMEALGPLVGFFTHKVEEKITLIRQLSLEESARPNAIPDERVAPPPPHAYRSVRSMLEAELQRGVVSFDTETPSGSRTLLRLHRSLLWLQLLLEKLGTEREGRSMGDLCRDAYLEVLAPHHPWLVQRAAELVFRTMPDRSAFLQLVCVRTQEEAEPVMRVVVAAIREIHRRTQKELEIRNMLDLP, encoded by the exons ATGCCATCTCGTCCGCGTCAGTGTGTGCTGAGCGCGCTCCTGTTGAGTCTGCTGCTGTTTCTCAGCTCTCTGTGGCTGC CTCAAGGAAGCATTCAGAGTTGTGATCAGTCGTGGGGGCCTTGTCTAAACGTGTATTCACCAACCAGACAG GTGGCTCCCGCTGCTGTTCCTGTGGAGCTGGGAGGAAATGACATCATCGGGGAGTGCACTGGCCAACAGTTCCAGGTGTCCCGCCTCCTGCTGCACCTAAACTCCGCCCTTGGCCCCGCCTCCGACGTGCTGCTGGATCCCTATCTGCTCTGCTGGGAGGAGCTCATCAA GTTTATGGAGGCCCTGGGACCTCTGGTGGgatttttcactcataaagttgaGGAGAAGATCACACTCATCCGACAGCTCTCGCTGGAAGAATCCGCCAGACCGAACGCAATCCCCGATGAGCGTGTAGCCCCGCCCCCTCCACACGCCTACCGCTCCGTGCGCTCCATGCTGGAGGCGGAGCTTCAGAGGGGCGTGGTCTCTTTTGACACGGAAACGCCCTCCGGCAGTCGGACTTTGCTCCGCCTCCACCGCTCGTTGTTATGGCTACAGCTGCTGCTAGAGAAGCTGGGCACGGAGCGCGAGGGGCGGAGCATGGGCGATCTTTGCCGTGATGCGTACCTGGAGGTTTTAGCGCCGCATCACCCCTGGCTTGTGCAGCGTGCGGCAGAGCTGGTGTTCCGCACGATGCCCGACCGCAGCGCGTTCCTGCAGCTGGTGTGCGTGCGCACGCAGGAGGAGGCGGAGCCTGTCATGCGCGTCGTCGTCGCAGCCATCCGAGAAATTCACCGACGGACTCAGAAAGAGCTGGAGATCAGAAACATGTTGGACCTGccttaa